From Dechloromonas sp. A34:
ACGAAGGCGGCGAGTTCATGGCACCGGAGAAACTCGACCGCCTGGCTGCGATTGCCGCCCGCACCTGGCAGCGCACCCTCGACGACCGGATCGGCATTTCGCACGAGGAGCAGGAACGCAAGGCACGGACGCCGCCAGCCGCGCTGCCGGCGACCGAGTCGCTGCTCGCCGACCGCCCGGAACACCGCTTCGAGCGCCGCTCGCAGGACCGCATGCCACCCGACAATCGTTGGGGCTTCCGCATGCCAGTGCCCGAACTGCTCTACAACAAGGGCGAGCTCTACAACCTGGCGGTCGCCCGCGGCACGCTGGCGGAAGAGGAACGCTACAAGATCAACGAGCACATCGTGCAGACCTTCATCATGCTCAGCGCGCTGCCCTTTCCGAAGCACCTGCGCGAGGTACCTGAAATCGCCGCCTGCCATCACGAGAAAATGGATGGCACCGGCTATCCGCGCCGCCTGGTGCGCGAGCAGATGGGCCCGGTGGCGCGGATGATGGCGATCGCCGACATCTTCGAGGCGCTGACCGCCGTCGACCGGCCCTACAAGAAGGGGAAGACGTTATCCGAGGCGCTCACCATCATGGCCCGGATGCGCGACGCGGCGCACATCGATGGCGAGCTGTTCGAGCTCTTCCTGCACGCCCGCATCTGGCGCCAGTACGGCGAGCGCTTCATGCGGCCGGAACAGCTCGACGCCGTGGACGTCAGCGCCTTTGCCCGCGCTTGAGGTGCCGATTAGCTCCGTTCAGCGCAGTTCGAACCAGGCGACGATAAAGGCAGCGACCGCGCCCGGATCGTTGATATCGAGCTGCGGCAGCGTCGTGGCGAGCGGTGCATCGCTGGCCACGGCAATGACATGCGGGTCGTTCGGGAACAGCTGGGGCTTGTCGATGGCAGCCCGGTAGATTTCAATTTTGGGAATCGGTTCGTGCTTGAAGCCCTCGACCAGCACCAGATCGCAGGGTGACAACTGGGCCAGCGCCTCGCTCAGATTCAGTTCAGGGCGGCCGCGCAGTTCGTGCATCACCGCCCAGCGATTGAGCGAAGTCACCAGAACCTCACGGCAGCCGGCATGGCGGTGGCGGTAGGAATCCTTGCCCGCGTAGTCGATATCGAACTCGTGATGTGCGTGCTTGATCAGCGAAACCGCAAGCCCACGTGCTTCGAGCAAAGTGATGACCCGCTCGACCAATGTCGTTTTACCGCTGCCGGACCAGCCGGCAAAACCGATGACCTTCATGCCGCATTGCCCCGGGGTGTCGAAAAATGGCGGCCATTATCGCCATTCACGCTGGCCACTGGGGATATTTTCAATCCCCAACCTGTGGAAACCCCTTATTGCGGCGCGTCAATTCCTGCCTAGAATTCGCCTGCAGGATTCACATACAGACATAAAAGGTTAACAGCAATGAACGTCAAAGTTCACTATCGCCTCACCCAGGACCGCGCCGGTCTGCCGCAGGATTTCGCCGGTGCGCGTCGTTTCGTCGCCAGCGAAGGCCAGGCCATCGAAGACATGGCCAAATCGCAGCTGGCAGCGGACTATCAGGTCCCGACCAGCGCCGTCGTGATCTGCAAGATCGAGTACTAACCGCCCCCGCGCTGGGTTGCCCGGTCGACCCGCGCCAGCAGTTCCCAGGCGGTGGCTTCGTCACCGTGTTGCACGCTGATTTCAACGTGCAGGTGGGCTATTTGCAGTGCACCAATTTGCGTCGGCCGTTGGCTGGTCAAGGCAAAGTGCAGGCGCACACCATCGGCTGACAGCATCACGCCCTCGGCAGTCGCGCTGACGGTATCGCCAAAGGCTTGGACCAACGCCCGCCGGAACTCGTCCGGCGTGCTGTTCATCTGCCGGACGCGCTGGCCACTCCACGGAAACGGCCCTTCAGCCACCCGCAATTGGCGGCCAGATGGCCAGCACATCGCCCTCCTGCAGACAGGTCGTCGCCCGCTCGTCCGGTGGTACAAAAACGCCATTGACCAGTACCAGATGCGTCAGTTTGGGCGGCAGGGCATAGGGCTGGATGACGGCGCTGATCGTGGCCTGATCGGCGACCTCGATATTGACCCGGTTATTCTTGCTCCCCGCCGGCAGGTAATCGGCCAGCGTGGCATAGAACTTCAGCGTGACCTGCATGGCATCAACCGGGCGAGCGCTGACAGGCGACATAGGCTTCGACGAAGCGGGTCGGCGCTGCCAGCAGCTTATCCTTCCACGCTCCGAGACGGGTCTTGGCCTGGATCAGGCCGCGCAGCACGCCGATGTGCTCGGTCCAGCCGATCGCCGTCGCGCCGACCAGCACGTCTTCCTGGAACTGCAGGCTGAGGTAGCGGCCACGGCTTTCATCGGCCTGTTCGACGCCGTCACCGCCGGCCACCCCCTGCCACTCACCGAAGGAAGAGGAAATCATCCCCATCGAATCGAGCACGTTGATCGCCAACACGCCCTTCATCCGCGCCGCCTGACCGGCCATGTTGAGGGCCGCGATGCGCGCCTGGTCGGCGGCGTTGGGCTGGATGGCGGCCACCAGGTGACGGCCGGAGAAAAGGTCGGGCGCCTCGGCGACATCGCCGGCGGCATAGATGCCGGGTACCGAGGTCTGCATTGAATCGTCGACCAGCACGCCCTTGGCGACATGGATCGATGTACCTTCGAGGAAAGCGGCATTCGGTGCAACGCCGGCCGCGACGATCAGCAGATCGCAGTCGATATGCTCACCGGTCGATAGCGCGACGGTCAGCGGCGAATTCTTGCCCTTCTCGATGAACTCGACTCCGGCCTTGGTCACCACCTTGACGCCCTGGCGCTCGACCCAGCGCTTGATCATGCTGCCGGCCTCCGGCGTCATCATGCGCGGCACCATGCGGTCCCCCATTTCGACGACGGTCAGGCTGACCCCGCGATTGACCAAGGCTTCCATGATGATGCAGCCGATGAAGCCGGCCCCCAGTTGCAGCACGCGCGAACCGGGTTTCGCCATCTGCGCGATCGCGCGGGCGTCGGCCAGCGTCCAGCAGGTCTGCACTTCCGGTAGGTCGATGCCGGGGATTGGTGGCCGCACTGGATGCGAACCGGTGGCGATCAGCAAGCGGTCGAAATTCTCGAAATGGCCGTCGTCGAACAGCAGCGTGCGTTTCTCGGTGTTCAGGGCGACGGCCCGACCCCGATGCTGGCGTATGCCCATCTTTTCGAAATGATCGCCCGATTTGCGCAAGTAAGTGCCCGCTTCGTCGATGTTGCCTTCGAGCAGGTAAGGAATGGCCATCCGGGAATACGGCGGTTCGGCTTCGTTGCCGATGAGCAGGATCTCGTCGTCGGGCGCCGCCTTGCGCAGCGTTTCGGCGGCAACGACGCCGGCCGGGCCATTGCCGAGGATGATGTGTTTCATGTTGGGCGGTCTCCTTCTTGATTGGTCAGTTGGCTGCAGCGCGGGTTCCGGCTTGATCAAGAAAAAACGGGGCAGCACCGCCACCCCGCTCGTCAAGCAGCGTCTGGCCCCCTTAGAGGCCCAGACGCTCCAGCGTCGCCGTCTCGGGCACGCCTTCGGCATTCCAGCCGCGCAGCTCGTAATACTCCGGCAGCATCTTTTCGACGCCGCTGACCAGGCCCTTGGCGGGACCGGTCTTGGCCGCCTCGGTCTTCAGACGTGGCGGCAGGTCGTCGTCCTTCTTGGTGAAACCGGCCTTCAAGTTGAATTGACGTTCGAGGTTCCAGATTCGCTCGCCGACCAGGGTCAGCTTCTCCATCGACCAGTCGCCTTCGCAGGCGGCCTGCAACTGGGGTTGCACATCGGCCACCGTCCAGGCGAAGGAGGTAAAGAGGCAAACCCCGGCCGAATCGAAAATCGTCGTCGCATCCTGGAAAGCCTTGACCAGGCCAGGCTTGCCTTCGGTGACCAGCGGATCGGTCTTGACCGGAATGCCGAGCACTTCGGAGGCCACGGTATAGCCGCGCACATGGCAGGCACCGCGGTTCGAGGTCGCATAATTGAGACCCATACCCTGAATGGCACGCCCGTCGTAGGCGGGGAATTCCAGGCCCTTGACGCTCATCGACAGCTCGGGGTGACCATACTTGGCGGCCAGGCGCTTCGAGCCGAGCCCGACTTCCTTGCCAAAGCCTTCGCCACGGGCCGTGATTTCGGCCAGATAGGCCAGCGCCTTGGCCGAACCGAAGGGCGCTTCGATGCCGATCTGTTCCTTGGTCAGGACGCCCATCTCGTAGAGCTCCATGATTGCCGAGACGGTGGCGCCGAAGGTGATCGGGTCGAAGCCGTCTTCGTTACAGACCATGTTGGCGTACTGCAGGGCTTCGAGATCGCCGACCCCGTTCGAAGCGCCGAGCGACCACGCCGATTCGTATTCCAACCCGCCCGATGCACCCCAGTATTCGGGCTTGTTGACCACCGTGAAGTGGCCCTGATCGAGTTGCGAAATCCGTCCGCAGGCGATCGTGCAGCCGAAACAGGCGGCATTGGTCAGCAGGTGCGCCTTGCCATCGGTCGGGCGCTTCTCGTGCATGGCTTCGGCCGAGATCTGACCGGCTTCTTCGAATTGCACGTCACGGTGATTGCGCGTCGGCAGGGCGCCAATTTCGTTGATCACGTTCATCAGCACTTGGGTACCGTACTTGGGCAGGCCCTGGCCGGTCACCGCGTTATCGGCCAGCACCTTCTTGGCCGCCTGGGTGGCGGCGAGGAAGCCCGGGAAGTCCTTGATGCCGGAAACTCCCTTGGTGCCGCGGATGGCCACCGCCTTGAGGTTCTTCGAGCCCATCACGGCGCCCACCCCGGAACGGCCGGCGGCGCGGTGCAGGTCATTGACCACGCAGGAGAACAGCACGCCGTTCTCGCCCGAGCGGCCGATCGAGGAGACGCGAATCTGCGGGTCCTGATGCAGCTTCTTGATCGTCTCTTCGGTAACCCAGGTGGTCTTGCCCCACAGATGCGCGGCATCGCGCAGTTCGGCCACATCGTTCTCGACGAACAGATAGACCGGCTTCGGCGACCTGCCTTCGAAAATGATCATGTCCCAACCGGCGAATTTCATCTCGGCGCCAAAGAAGCCGCCCGAATTGGAACAGGCGATCGCGCCGGTCAGCGGCCCCTTGGTGATTACCGTATAACGACCACCGGTCGACGCCATGGTGCCGGTCAACGGGCCGGTCGCCATGATCAGCTTGTTGTCGGGCGACAAGGGATCGACCTTCGGGTCGATTTCTTCGCACAGATATTTGGTACCGAGGCCGCGCGAGCCCAGGAAATCATTGGCCCAGGCCATGTTCAGCGGTTCGGGAGTGCAGGTGCCGGCGGTGAGATTGACGCGCAGGACTTTACGATTCCAACCCATATTCTTTTCCTCCTTAAGCGGCAACGGCCGAAGTGTTCGCCTTCGCGGCCCAGGCGCGCATGCGCTCCAGGCCGGTCCAGTCGGCGTCGACATAGGTGATGGCGGCGGTCGGGCAGGCGCTGACGCATTTCGGATCGCCAGCGCAGAGGTCGCATTTCTGGACCTTGCCAACATCGGCCATGTAATTGACCGTGCCGAACGGGCAGGCGATGGTGCACACCTTGCAGCCAACACAGATCGCTTCCTTGACCACCTTGGCCCCGGTGGCGGCGTCGATGACGATCGCTTCGACCGGGCAGGAGTTCATACACCAGGCATCGGAACACTGGGTGCAGGTATAGGGCACCTTGCGCCCCTCATGCTCGAAACTGAAAACCTTGATACGGGATTTCGACGGGTTGATCGTGCCCGTATGCTCGAATGAGCAAGCCATTTCGCACTGTAAACAGCCGGTGCACTTGGCCGGATCGATGTGTAGCGACTTCTGCATGGCGTCTCCTCCATGAATGATTACCTTCGAAAGAGGCGTCGCTGGAAGCGACCCTCTGCTGGTCGGTCAGTTTCGCAAAATCCATGCCCACCGGAAAACTGTCGCCAGTCGGCCTTTTTGTGTGCAATGTATCGTTTTTAGACAGAATCGAAGCACTCCGGTTGCTCAGAAGTTGAACAACTGCTGAACGCCGAAACACCGCTGGATTTGGCCTCACCACTGTAGGCAAGCGGCGACAACTTGTCATGCCGCAATGCAACATGCCAGCCACATTTTGTTACACAAGGCTACGAAAGGACGACAGACCCGGTCGAGGCAAAAACCTACACTGCAGTTGTGCATTGAACCCCTCCTCTCGAAATCCCCCCTTTCGAGAATTTCCAACCCCGCCTCCGGCGGGGTTTTTTTTGCCCTGCTCGTTGATCTATCTCAAGCCGTTATAATTTCGGACTTTTATTTTTCCGTATTGGGGTAAATCAGCATGGCCGAGAAGCACTCATCCAAGGGCATCATGTGGGCAACGATCATTGTCGCGATCATCTTGATCGCCATCATCTTCCCGCTGTCCGTCAAGAAAACCACCTCGGCAGCCGATTCCGCAGGAGGCAACGATGAGGCTGAAGTCCGCATCCAACCGGTCGCCAAGTTCGAACTGGCCAAGGCGGCACCGGCCACCAGCGGAGCCCCGAAGGATGGCGCAACCGTCTTCAACACCGTGTGCGGTGCCTGCCACAACACCGGCGCTGCCGGCGCACCGAAACTCGACGACAAGGGCGCCTGGGCCCCGCGCCTGGCCACCGGCAAGGAAGCGCTGTACAAGAGTGCCATCGGCGGCAAGAACGCCATGCCGCCGAAGGGTGGCTCCAGCCTGTCCGACGAGGAAATCAAGGGCGCCGTCGACTACATGCTGAGCAAGGTCAAGTAAGCCACGCTCGACGTAAATCAAGGGAGGCCACGGCCTCCCTTTTTCGTGGACATAAAAAAGGGCACCTCGTCGGTGCCCCGGCCAGATCGGCTTTTGGAGGGCCGATGCTGATTTCCCTGGCGGGAATTATTTTTTTGCCGGTTCCAAAGCCTTCGGAGCCTCAACCTTGGCGGCTTCAGCGGCAACCGGCTCGGCAGCCTTCTTGGTCTTCTTGACCTTCTTCTCGGTCGGCTTCGCAGCATCCGTCTTCACTTCGGCAATAGCTGCCGGCTTGGCTTCCGAAGTCTTGACTTCGGCTTTCGGTGCTTCGGCCGTCTTCGTCACTTCGGCCTTGGCCGTCGCCGCAACCGTCGCCGCAGCGGGTTTGACTTCGGCCGGCTTGACGTCGGCAGCATGGGCAATGCCAAAAGCAGCGGCGATGGCGAGGGCGATCAGTTGCTTGGTCATTTTGATTCTCCTTGAACGGGTTTATTCGGTGTTTCATCCGGCTTTGCGAAATTGCGCTGCCTTGTGCCGAATAACGCGGGCCCTTGTTGCCCGGATGTCATGGAGAAGGTAACCCGCTGTAACGCGGTGTGACCAAGCCGTTAAGGCTTGTTGCCGGCCAGCATGGCCTTCATCGCATCAAGGCGGGCGCTGCCGGTAGCCTTGTCGCTCGGCCCGTCCTGCTTGCCGCCGGCGAAGCGGATATCCTCGCGGCCCATTTCGTCGATGAAACGCGACGGTTCGCAGGGAATGAACTCGCGCATCTGCTTTCGCCGCTCGCACCAGGAGATGTTCAGCGAGTGCTGGGCGCGCGTGATGCCGACATACATCAGCCGGCGTTCCTCCTCGATCTTGGCCGGATCGAGCGATTCGCGATGGGGCAGGATGCCTTCCTCGACCCCGACCAGGAAGACATGCTTGTACTCCAGGCCCTTGGCGGCATGCAGGGTCGACAGCTGGACGGCATCGACCTCCTCGTCGTTCTGCTTGTCCAGCATGTTGATCAGGGCAATGCTCTGGGTCAGGTCGATCAGCGTCTTGCCATCCTGTTCGCCCTTCTTGTTCAGCCAATTGGCGAACTCGCAGACGTTGCCCCAGCGCGTCTGCGCCGTGCGCTCCTCTTCGTGGTCGTAGAGGAAGGTCTCGTAGTCGATGGCTTTCAGCAGATCGGGCAGCACCTGGTGGGCCGGCTCGCGCACGGCCCGCTCCTGAATGCGGTTGATGAACTGGCAGAACTCGAGCAGTGGTTCCTGCTGGCGGGCCTGCACGCGCTGGGCGAAACCCTCCTCGAAGGCGGCCTGGAACAGGGAGATATGGCGCTCACCGGCATAAGTGCCGAGCACCTGCAGAGTCGCCGCTCCGATGCCACGCTTGGGTGTCGTGGCCGCCCGGATGAAGGCCGGATCGTCGTCCTCGTTGGTCAGCAGGCGCAGGTAGGAAATGATGTCCTTGATTTCCGCCTTGTCGAAGAAGGACTTGCCGCCGGACAGCAGGTAGGGAATACGGTGGTCGCGCAGGTATTCCTCGAAGCCGCGCGCCTGGTGGTTCGAGCGATAGAGGATGGCGTAATCCTTGAACTTGCTGCGATGCTCGAAACGGTGCGCCTGCAGCTTCATGACCACGCCCTCGGCCTCGGCATCGTTGTCGCGGCAGGCGGTAACGGTGATCTGCTCGCCATGACCGAGCTCGGACCACAGTTTCTTGTCGAACAGCTTCTCGTTGTGCGAGATGACGTTGTTGGCCGCCTTCAGGATGCGCACCGTCGAGCGGTAATTCTGTTCGAGCTTGATGACCTTGAGGGCCGGAAACTCGGCCGGCAGCTTCTTCAGGTTCTCGATATCGGCGCCGCGCCAGCCATAGATCGCCTGATCGTCGTCGCCGACCGCCGTGAACTGGGCACGGACGCCGGTCAGCAGCTTGAGCAACTGGTACTGGCAGGCATTGGTGTCCTGGTATTCATCGACCAGCAGGTAGCGCAGGCGGTTCTGCCATTTGTCGGCGATCTCCGGATGCTGCTGGAACAGCACCACCGGCAGGCCGATCAGGTCGTCGAAATCGACCGCCTGGTAGGCTTTCAGTGTCGCCTCGTAGGACAGGTAGGCATGGGCGGCGAGGACTTGGTGCTCGTCGGCGGCTAGATGGCGCGCTGCTTCCGGCGTCACCAGCCCATTTTTCCAGTTGGAGATGATCGCTTGCAGATGGCGCAGGGTGCCCTTGTCCACCGTTTGCGCGACATCGCCGATGATCGCCGCGCAATCGGCCGAGTCGAAAATCGAGAAGCGTGGCTTGTAGCCCAGTGCCTTCGCCTCTTCGCGCAGGATGCGCACGCCGAGCGAGTGGAAGGTCGAGATCTGCAGCTGGTCGGCCAGCGGCTTGGCGAGAATCTTGCCGATCCGCTCCTGCATTTCCTTCGCCGCCTTGTTGGTGAAGGTGATGGCCGCCACGTTGCGCGGCTGGAAGCCGCAATCCTGGACCAAATAGGCTATTTTCTGGGTGATCACCCGCGTCTTACCCGAGCCGGCACCCGCCAGCACCAGCAAAGGGCCGTCGAGGTAATGGATTGCTTCGCGTTGCTGGGGATTGAGGCCGGACATGAATGGCGACGCCCCGGCAAGCGGGGCGTAGGTTTTGGGAGCGGAATTTTAACCCAAGGGCCAGCCGACTCAGGCCTTATCGTCGATCCACTCGACCGGGATGCTCAAGGCCCGCAGCTTGAGAAGCCCGCTGGCACTGGTGCCGAGCAGAGTCAGCTCGGCGGCCACGGCCCGGGCGTCTTCGAGCACATGACCAGCCCCCGCGAAAGGACCGATGGCCTTCGGATCGACCTCGGCAATTTCCTGTTGCAGGCTGCGCTGGCGATCGCCCTCGATGCCTTCCATGGCCTCGACCCGGCGAATACGCTCACCGGCCAGCCGATGTCCGCGCTCGACCGCTTCCGGGGAGTGGTTCTGGGTGGTGGATTCGAGGCGGCTCAGTTTCATGTGACGGACTCCTGAGTCCGTCAACGACCAAATCCACCGCCAGCTTTAATTTACAGCGCGCCGAAGACCTTTTTCAGCAGATCACTGCCGGCGCCAACCGGATTGGCGCGCAGCTTTTTCTCTTCCTCGGCGATCATCAGGAACAGCCCGTCCATGGCCTTCTGGGTGACGTAGCTGTCGATGTCGGCGTCCTTCTGGTCGATCAGCCCGGCACTGGCAGCCTTGCCGGCATAATTGTTGTACTGCTCGGCCAGTTGCAGCTTCTTGGTCTCCGCCTTGACGATCGGCGTGAATTTCTGGCTCAGCTGTTCGGTCGAGGTCCGCTTGAAATACTGCGTTACGCTGTCCTCGCCACCGGTCAGGATGCCCTTGGCGTCCTGCACGCTCATCTTCCTGATCGAATCGGTGAGAATCGGCTTGGCCTCGGCTACGGCATTCTCCGCGGCGTGGTTCATGGTGTTGACCAGTTCGTCGGCCTGCTTGCCCATGCCGAACATGCGCATGCCCTTTTCGGCCTTCTGCAGGTAGCCGGGCAGCGGGATCTTGACCTTGCTGTTGCCGAGAAAGCCGTTGTCCTTGCCAAGCGAAGCCACTGCATAGTCGGCCCCCTTGGCCAGGGCCTCCTTGACCCCGGCGCTGGCATCGCCGGCAGAAATGGCATCGAGCGCCCCGGCCTGGGCCACGACTGCTGCCAGGGAGAGGCACAGGGCAAAACCGGTGTTGAGCAGTCGTTTCATGGCAGTTCCTTTATCAGACGATATCGAGGTGACCGGTTTCGGCGAAGGCGATGGCATAGTCCATGGTGTTGCGGTCACGAATCTCGCCCATCAGGATGACGTCCGGCGCCTGACGCAGAGTGTTCTTCAGCGCCGGACCCCAGTCATCGGTATCGACGCCAACTTCGCGCTGGGTGACGATGCAGTTCTTGTGTTCATGCACGTATTCGATCGGATCCTCGATCGTGATGATGTGGCCGTAGGTGTTCTCGTTGCGGTAATCGACCAGGGCCGCCAGCGAGGTCGTCTTGCCGGTACCGGTACCACCGACGAAGATGATCAGGCCGCGCTTGGTCATCGCCAGGTCCTTCAGCACCGGCGGCAACTGCAGCTCGTCAAGGGTTGGGATGCTCATGTTGATCGTCCGGCAGACGACGCCGACGCGCCCCTGCTGGACCAGCGCATTGACCCGGAAGCGCCCGATGCCGGCCGGCGAAATCGCGAAGTTGCATTCCTTGGTCGCCTCGAACTCGGCGGCCTGGCGATCATTCATGATCGAACGGGCCAGTTCGGCGGTGTGCGAGGCGGTCAGCACCTGATTCGAGACCGGCGTGATCTTGCCGTCGATCTTGATCGCGGGCGGAAAGCCAGCGGTGATGAAAAGGTCCGAGCCTTTCTTTTGCGACATCAGCCGCAAAAGATCGTGCATGAATTTCATTGCCTGATCGCGTTCCATAACTACCCCTTGAATTGGTTATTGGCCAACGCTCAGCCCGGGAAGGCGTCCTTGTTGGCAGCCTTGTTACGCGCCTCGGCGCTGGAAACGATGTTGCGACGGACCATTTCCAGCAGATTCTGGTCGAGGGTCTGCATCCCGAAATTCTGGCCGGTCTGGATCGCCGAATACATCTGTGCCACCTTGTTCTCGCGGATCAGATTGCGGATGGCTGGCGTGCCGATCATGATTTCATGGGCCGCGACCCGGCCCTGACCATCCTTGGTCTTCAACAATGTCTGCGAAATGACGGCCCGCAGCGATTCGGAGAGCATCGAACGAACCATTTCCTTTTCCGCAGCCGGGAAAACGTCGACGATGCGGTCCACCGTCTTCGCCGCCGACGAGGTATGCAGCGTCCCGAACACCAGGTGACCGGTTTCGGCCGCGGTCAGCGCCAGGCGGATGGTTTCCAGGTCGCGCATTTCGCCGACCAGAATGACGTCCGGGTCTTCGCGCAAGGCCGAGCGCAGGGCGTTGGAAAAGGACAGCGTGTGCGGCCCGACTTCACGCTGGTTGATCAGGCACTTTTTAGCCTCATGGACGAATTCGATCGGATCCTCGACGGTCAGGATATGCCCGTAGTCGTTTTCATTGACATGGTTGACCATGGCGGCCAGCGTCGTCGATTTGCCGGAACCGGTTGGCCCGGTAACCAGCACGATGCCGCGTGGGTACTCGGAAATGTCCTTGAAGATTTTCGGGCAATTCAACTCCTCCAGGGTCAGCACCTTGGAGGGAATGGTCCGGAAGACGGCACCGGCTCCCCGCTGCTGATTGAAGGCATTGACCCGGAAGCGCGCCAGATTGGGAATTTCAAATGAAAAGTCGCACTCCAGCGTTTCTTCATAAATCTTGCGCTGACCATCGTTCATGATGTCATACACCATGCCGTGCACATCCTTGTGCTCCATGGCCGGCAGATTGATGCGACGGACATCGCCATGGACGCGAATCATCGGTGGCAAGCCGGAGGACAAATGAAGATCGGAGGCCTTGTTCTTGACGCTGAAGGCCAGCAGTTCGGTGATGTCCATGCGAATCGTCCTCGGGGCGCGTGTATACTGAAATTATTCGGAAATTCCTATTGATTATGAGCGCAATCGCCAGCAACCTGCAAGCCGTCCGGGCGCGGATTGCCACAGCCGCCAAGGCAGCCGGGCGTTCGCCCGAAACCGTCCAGCTGCTGGCCGTCAGCAAGACCTGGCCACTAAGCTGCGTACTCGAAGCCGCCGCGGCCGGACAGCGGTCTTTTGGCGAGAATTATGTCCAGGAAGGCGTCGACAAGATTGTTGAAACGGCCGCCCGGCGTCTGGAGTGGCACTTCATCGGCCCACTGCAAAGCAACAAGACGCGCCTGGTTGCCGAACGCTTCGACTGGGTCCATTCCATCGAGCGGCTGAAGGTCGCCGAGCGCCTCTCGGCGCAGCGTCCGGCCTATTTGCCACCGCTCCATGTCTGCGTCCAAGTCAATGTTTCCGGCGAGTCGAGCAAAAGCGGTTGTGCTCCTGATGAAACCCGTGCTT
This genomic window contains:
- the mobB gene encoding molybdopterin-guanine dinucleotide biosynthesis protein B, with protein sequence MKVIGFAGWSGSGKTTLVERVITLLEARGLAVSLIKHAHHEFDIDYAGKDSYRHRHAGCREVLVTSLNRWAVMHELRGRPELNLSEALAQLSPCDLVLVEGFKHEPIPKIEIYRAAIDKPQLFPNDPHVIAVASDAPLATTLPQLDINDPGAVAAFIVAWFELR
- a CDS encoding DUF4197 domain-containing protein, which produces MKRLLNTGFALCLSLAAVVAQAGALDAISAGDASAGVKEALAKGADYAVASLGKDNGFLGNSKVKIPLPGYLQKAEKGMRMFGMGKQADELVNTMNHAAENAVAEAKPILTDSIRKMSVQDAKGILTGGEDSVTQYFKRTSTEQLSQKFTPIVKAETKKLQLAEQYNNYAGKAASAGLIDQKDADIDSYVTQKAMDGLFLMIAEEEKKLRANPVGAGSDLLKKVFGAL
- a CDS encoding UvrD-helicase domain-containing protein, with amino-acid sequence MSGLNPQQREAIHYLDGPLLVLAGAGSGKTRVITQKIAYLVQDCGFQPRNVAAITFTNKAAKEMQERIGKILAKPLADQLQISTFHSLGVRILREEAKALGYKPRFSIFDSADCAAIIGDVAQTVDKGTLRHLQAIISNWKNGLVTPEAARHLAADEHQVLAAHAYLSYEATLKAYQAVDFDDLIGLPVVLFQQHPEIADKWQNRLRYLLVDEYQDTNACQYQLLKLLTGVRAQFTAVGDDDQAIYGWRGADIENLKKLPAEFPALKVIKLEQNYRSTVRILKAANNVISHNEKLFDKKLWSELGHGEQITVTACRDNDAEAEGVVMKLQAHRFEHRSKFKDYAILYRSNHQARGFEEYLRDHRIPYLLSGGKSFFDKAEIKDIISYLRLLTNEDDDPAFIRAATTPKRGIGAATLQVLGTYAGERHISLFQAAFEEGFAQRVQARQQEPLLEFCQFINRIQERAVREPAHQVLPDLLKAIDYETFLYDHEEERTAQTRWGNVCEFANWLNKKGEQDGKTLIDLTQSIALINMLDKQNDEEVDAVQLSTLHAAKGLEYKHVFLVGVEEGILPHRESLDPAKIEEERRLMYVGITRAQHSLNISWCERRKQMREFIPCEPSRFIDEMGREDIRFAGGKQDGPSDKATGSARLDAMKAMLAGNKP
- a CDS encoding aldehyde ferredoxin oxidoreductase family protein — protein: MGWNRKVLRVNLTAGTCTPEPLNMAWANDFLGSRGLGTKYLCEEIDPKVDPLSPDNKLIMATGPLTGTMASTGGRYTVITKGPLTGAIACSNSGGFFGAEMKFAGWDMIIFEGRSPKPVYLFVENDVAELRDAAHLWGKTTWVTEETIKKLHQDPQIRVSSIGRSGENGVLFSCVVNDLHRAAGRSGVGAVMGSKNLKAVAIRGTKGVSGIKDFPGFLAATQAAKKVLADNAVTGQGLPKYGTQVLMNVINEIGALPTRNHRDVQFEEAGQISAEAMHEKRPTDGKAHLLTNAACFGCTIACGRISQLDQGHFTVVNKPEYWGASGGLEYESAWSLGASNGVGDLEALQYANMVCNEDGFDPITFGATVSAIMELYEMGVLTKEQIGIEAPFGSAKALAYLAEITARGEGFGKEVGLGSKRLAAKYGHPELSMSVKGLEFPAYDGRAIQGMGLNYATSNRGACHVRGYTVASEVLGIPVKTDPLVTEGKPGLVKAFQDATTIFDSAGVCLFTSFAWTVADVQPQLQAACEGDWSMEKLTLVGERIWNLERQFNLKAGFTKKDDDLPPRLKTEAAKTGPAKGLVSGVEKMLPEYYELRGWNAEGVPETATLERLGL
- a CDS encoding NAD(P)/FAD-dependent oxidoreductase, producing MKHIILGNGPAGVVAAETLRKAAPDDEILLIGNEAEPPYSRMAIPYLLEGNIDEAGTYLRKSGDHFEKMGIRQHRGRAVALNTEKRTLLFDDGHFENFDRLLIATGSHPVRPPIPGIDLPEVQTCWTLADARAIAQMAKPGSRVLQLGAGFIGCIIMEALVNRGVSLTVVEMGDRMVPRMMTPEAGSMIKRWVERQGVKVVTKAGVEFIEKGKNSPLTVALSTGEHIDCDLLIVAAGVAPNAAFLEGTSIHVAKGVLVDDSMQTSVPGIYAAGDVAEAPDLFSGRHLVAAIQPNAADQARIAALNMAGQAARMKGVLAINVLDSMGMISSSFGEWQGVAGGDGVEQADESRGRYLSLQFQEDVLVGATAIGWTEHIGVLRGLIQAKTRLGAWKDKLLAAPTRFVEAYVACQRSPG
- the thiS gene encoding sulfur carrier protein ThiS, coding for MQVTLKFYATLADYLPAGSKNNRVNIEVADQATISAVIQPYALPPKLTHLVLVNGVFVPPDERATTCLQEGDVLAIWPPIAGG
- a CDS encoding c-type cytochrome, translated to MAEKHSSKGIMWATIIVAIILIAIIFPLSVKKTTSAADSAGGNDEAEVRIQPVAKFELAKAAPATSGAPKDGATVFNTVCGACHNTGAAGAPKLDDKGAWAPRLATGKEALYKSAIGGKNAMPPKGGSSLSDEEIKGAVDYMLSKVK
- a CDS encoding 4Fe-4S dicluster domain-containing protein, with translation MQKSLHIDPAKCTGCLQCEMACSFEHTGTINPSKSRIKVFSFEHEGRKVPYTCTQCSDAWCMNSCPVEAIVIDAATGAKVVKEAICVGCKVCTIACPFGTVNYMADVGKVQKCDLCAGDPKCVSACPTAAITYVDADWTGLERMRAWAAKANTSAVAA